DNA from Kineococcus mangrovi:
GCGCGCACGGGGGAGCTGCCCCCGTTGCCGGCCGCCGACGCCTGACGCGCGGGGCATGCCCGAGGGGCACACCGTCCGGCGCGACGCCCACCGGCTGGCCGCGCGCTTCGCGGGGTCGCCGGTCGTCGTGAGCAGCCCGCAGGGGCGCTTCGAGCAGGGCGCCGCCCTGCTGGACGGGCGGACCCTCGTCTCGACCGACGCCCACGGCAAGCACCTGCTCGCCGCCTTCGACGACGGCCGCGTCCTGCACGTCCACCTCGGGCTCTACGGGAAGTGGACGGAGGGGGACGGGGTCCCCGACGCGCCGCGCGGTCAGGTCCGCCTGCGGCTGGAGGGCGAGCGGGGCTGGGCCGACCTGCGCGGGCCCACGGCGTGCGAGGTGCTCGACTCCGGCGGGGTCGACGCCCTGCGCTCCCGCCTCGGTGCGGACCCGTTGCGCGCCGACGCCGACCCGGCGGTGGCGTGGGCCCGTGTCCACCGCAGCCGCTCGAGCACCGCGGGTCTGCTGATGCAGCAGGAGGTCGTCGCCGGTGTCGGGGTCGTCTACCGCGCGGAGGTCCTCTTCCGCGCCGGGATCAACCCCTACCGGCCCGGTCGCGAGCTGGGCGAGGGCGAGTGGGTGGCCGTGTGGGACGACCTCGTCACGCTCATGGCGGCCGGGGTGCGGGCCGGCCGGATCGTCACCACCCGGCCCGAGCACCGCGCCCGCCGCACGGGACGGCCGACCCGGGCGGACTCCTGGTACGCGTACCGCCGTCAGGGGCAGC
Protein-coding regions in this window:
- a CDS encoding Fpg/Nei family DNA glycosylase — protein: MPEGHTVRRDAHRLAARFAGSPVVVSSPQGRFEQGAALLDGRTLVSTDAHGKHLLAAFDDGRVLHVHLGLYGKWTEGDGVPDAPRGQVRLRLEGERGWADLRGPTACEVLDSGGVDALRSRLGADPLRADADPAVAWARVHRSRSSTAGLLMQQEVVAGVGVVYRAEVLFRAGINPYRPGRELGEGEWVAVWDDLVTLMAAGVRAGRIVTTRPEHRARRTGRPTRADSWYAYRRQGQPCRVCGTEIAYAQLAQRHLTWCPSCQPR